A genomic window from Desulfobacteraceae bacterium includes:
- the nifU gene encoding Fe-S cluster assembly scaffold protein NifU — translation MMYSKTVMDHFRNPRNVGVIEDADGVGEVGNPLCGDMMTIYLKIQDEHIADIKFQTFGCGSAIAVSSMLTEIAKGKSLDDAKQITNKDVAKALEGLPKNKLHCSNLGADALQAAIRDFEDRKAGRKREEPIPREKHEHEHAHGKNCYCPYCDIEIQEGVTFCEACQHSLEEEH, via the coding sequence ATGATGTACTCCAAGACGGTCATGGACCATTTCAGAAATCCGCGCAACGTCGGCGTGATCGAGGATGCAGACGGCGTCGGCGAAGTCGGCAACCCCCTTTGCGGGGACATGATGACCATCTACCTCAAGATTCAGGATGAACACATAGCGGACATCAAGTTTCAAACCTTTGGCTGCGGCTCAGCCATCGCGGTTTCCAGCATGCTGACCGAAATCGCCAAAGGCAAATCACTGGACGACGCCAAGCAGATCACCAACAAAGACGTCGCCAAAGCCCTTGAAGGGCTCCCCAAAAACAAGCTGCACTGCTCAAACCTCGGGGCCGACGCCCTGCAGGCGGCCATTCGGGACTTTGAAGACCGCAAGGCCGGGCGCAAGCGGGAAGAGCCGATTCCCCGGGAAAAACACGAACACGAGCACGCGCACGGCAAAAACTGCTACTGCCCGTACTGTGACATCGAAATCCAGGAGGGCGTGACCTTTTGCGAGGCATGCCAGCACAGCCTGGAGGAGGAGCACTGA